In the genome of Cupriavidus taiwanensis, one region contains:
- a CDS encoding extracellular catalytic domain type 1 short-chain-length polyhydroxyalkanoate depolymerase encodes MTKSLAADWHARMRRLSRVQNRTEAQVKSWLRRMDSLNPLTPTRLPDPPRPARPARPVADPGILPGTWQAHRLRLAPMPGELVPQLSYHLYIPSKAHRGPLPVVVALHGCRQTPDELAAGTRLNALAEREGFIVAYPQQPLRRQVQRCWQWFDLGAADGGREAQAVAALVDALAARHDVREREIYLAGMSAGAAMAAVVALRYPDKVAAVALHSGVVIGAAGNPRAGLRAMQEGSEAEPAWLLDAAGVTPGGPQIPALVIHGLADEAVHPVNGRLLARQFLAYNGLEDRLAGRPARFDPEGDMPGRSHEYRFGRWQRDLVTLVEVEGLGHAWSGGDDRYSYHSDIGPDASAMMWGFFRQYRR; translated from the coding sequence ATGACGAAGAGCCTTGCAGCAGACTGGCATGCTCGCATGCGGCGTTTGAGCCGCGTGCAAAACCGCACGGAAGCCCAGGTGAAATCCTGGCTCCGGCGCATGGATTCGCTCAATCCGCTCACGCCCACGCGCCTGCCCGACCCGCCCCGGCCTGCCCGGCCCGCGCGCCCGGTCGCCGATCCCGGCATCCTGCCCGGCACCTGGCAGGCCCACCGGCTGCGCCTGGCACCCATGCCGGGCGAACTGGTGCCGCAACTGTCTTATCACCTCTACATCCCGTCGAAGGCCCATCGCGGCCCGCTGCCGGTGGTGGTGGCGCTGCATGGCTGTCGCCAGACGCCGGACGAGCTGGCCGCGGGTACGCGCCTCAATGCACTGGCCGAACGCGAGGGCTTTATCGTCGCCTACCCGCAACAGCCATTGCGCCGCCAGGTGCAGCGCTGCTGGCAATGGTTCGACCTCGGCGCGGCCGACGGCGGACGCGAGGCGCAGGCCGTGGCCGCGCTGGTCGACGCGCTGGCGGCGCGCCACGACGTGCGCGAGCGCGAGATCTACCTGGCGGGCATGTCCGCCGGCGCGGCCATGGCCGCGGTGGTGGCGCTGCGCTACCCGGACAAGGTGGCCGCCGTGGCACTCCATTCCGGCGTGGTCATCGGCGCGGCCGGCAATCCGCGCGCTGGCCTGCGCGCGATGCAGGAAGGCTCCGAGGCCGAGCCCGCCTGGCTGCTCGATGCCGCCGGCGTAACGCCGGGTGGCCCACAGATACCCGCACTGGTGATCCATGGCTTGGCCGACGAAGCGGTGCATCCGGTCAACGGCCGCCTGCTGGCGCGGCAGTTCCTGGCTTACAACGGCCTGGAAGACCGCCTCGCCGGCCGCCCCGCGCGCTTCGATCCGGAAGGCGACATGCCGGGCCGCTCGCACGAATACCGCTTTGGCCGCTGGCAGCGCGACCTGGTGACGCTGGTCGAGGTGGAAGGCCTGGGGCATGCCTGGAGCGGCGGCGACGACCGCTACAGTTACCACAGCGATATCGGGCCGGATGCGAGCGCGATGATGTGGGGGTTTTTTCGGCAGTATCGGCGCTGA
- a CDS encoding transposase, whose amino-acid sequence MNRRYSEEQIRGYLAEAASGVPVRELCARYGFSDASFYGWRSRYGQPGTGEARDGRKLRELQEENAKLKSMLADALLKLELMRNRTGRRGGNIKDR is encoded by the coding sequence GTGAACAGACGGTATTCGGAAGAACAGATCCGCGGTTATCTCGCCGAGGCAGCCAGCGGCGTGCCGGTGCGCGAGCTGTGCGCGCGCTATGGCTTCAGCGATGCATCGTTCTACGGGTGGCGCAGCCGCTACGGCCAGCCCGGCACCGGCGAAGCGCGGGACGGGCGCAAGCTGCGCGAACTGCAGGAAGAGAATGCCAAGCTGAAGAGTATGCTTGCGGACGCGCTGCTCAAGCTTGAGCTGATGCGCAACCGCACCGGCCGCCGCGGCGGCAATATCAAGGACCGCTAG
- a CDS encoding DUF3300 domain-containing protein, with protein MHRLQQLFAWCLALVLMAPLQPALAQTTLSQAQLDQLTAPVALYPDALLSQVLMAATYPADVAAAAQWSKANPSLSGDAATKAVASQAWDPSVQSLAAFPSVLDMMGRQPQWVQSIGDAFLAQPNDVMDSVQRLRLQAQKAGTLKTTEQQKVVTQSTGGTTIVQIEPANPQVVYVPAYNPTTVYGTWPYPAYPPAYYPPPPGSVFATALVSGIGFGLGVAAVDAMWGGFDWHDHDVNINVNRYNNINVNQRLDVNRANVNWQHDPARRGNVPYNNAVVRGRYDQQRQAGLANRQAGAQPGQRVGGAGAVQREASARDQARDRAARSFEGRTGQAIPGHAGGVAGRTEGARPGAGSAGTRNPRPAGAEHQRADQAAARDRARNANRDSALRDAGNGDRMRQQTQRAGLSQHQAAPVHPAGFNQGVMHHGGGPGGGGRLGGGEHFGHGRR; from the coding sequence ATGCATCGTCTTCAACAGCTTTTCGCATGGTGCCTGGCACTGGTGCTGATGGCTCCGCTGCAGCCCGCGCTGGCGCAAACCACGCTGAGCCAGGCGCAACTGGACCAGCTCACCGCGCCGGTGGCGCTGTATCCCGATGCGCTGTTGTCCCAGGTGCTGATGGCCGCCACCTATCCGGCCGACGTGGCCGCGGCGGCGCAATGGTCCAAGGCCAATCCCAGCCTGTCGGGCGACGCCGCCACCAAGGCGGTGGCCAGCCAGGCCTGGGATCCCAGCGTGCAATCGCTCGCCGCCTTCCCGTCGGTGCTGGACATGATGGGCCGCCAGCCGCAATGGGTGCAGTCGATCGGCGATGCCTTCCTGGCGCAGCCCAATGACGTGATGGACTCGGTGCAGCGCTTGCGCTTGCAGGCGCAGAAAGCGGGCACGCTCAAGACCACCGAACAGCAGAAGGTGGTGACCCAGAGTACCGGCGGCACCACCATCGTGCAAATCGAGCCGGCCAATCCGCAAGTGGTCTATGTGCCTGCGTATAACCCGACCACGGTTTACGGCACCTGGCCGTATCCGGCCTATCCGCCGGCGTATTATCCGCCGCCGCCGGGCTCGGTGTTCGCCACGGCGCTGGTGTCGGGCATCGGCTTCGGGTTGGGTGTGGCAGCGGTCGATGCGATGTGGGGCGGATTCGACTGGCACGACCACGATGTCAATATCAACGTGAATCGCTACAACAACATCAATGTCAACCAGCGCCTGGACGTGAACCGTGCCAACGTGAACTGGCAGCACGATCCGGCCCGGCGTGGCAACGTGCCCTACAACAACGCGGTGGTGCGCGGCCGCTATGACCAGCAGCGCCAGGCCGGCCTGGCCAACCGCCAGGCGGGCGCGCAGCCGGGCCAGCGCGTCGGCGGCGCCGGCGCCGTGCAGCGTGAAGCGTCGGCGCGTGACCAGGCTCGCGATCGCGCCGCGCGCTCGTTCGAAGGCCGTACCGGCCAGGCGATTCCCGGCCATGCCGGCGGCGTGGCCGGCCGCACCGAGGGCGCGCGGCCGGGCGCGGGCAGTGCCGGCACGCGCAATCCGCGTCCCGCCGGTGCCGAGCACCAGCGCGCCGATCAGGCCGCGGCGCGCGACCGTGCGCGCAATGCCAATCGTGACAGCGCACTGCGCGACGCCGGCAACGGCGATCGCATGCGCCAGCAGACGCAGCGCGCCGGGTTGTCCCAGCACCAGGCGGCACCGGTGCATCCGGCCGGGTTCAACCAGGGCGTCATGCACCACGGCGGCGGGCCAGGGGGCGGAGGCCGGCTCGGCGGCGGTGAACATTTTGGCCATGGCCGGAGGTAA
- the aac(3) gene encoding aminoglycoside 3-N-acetyltransferase, producing MRSQTTITCELRSLGVHAGDLVMVHASLKAIGPIDGGAVALVAALRDAVGPEGTLLGYASWDRSPYEETLHGAKMDEQQRRNWPPFDPATAGTYRGFGLLNHYLATSPGALRSAHPDASMVALGPRARFLIEPHRLGEAFGKGSPIERFVNEGGKVLLLGAGLDALTVLHYAEAIAEIPGKRRVTYEMPLQGADGEAVWKAAEDFDSNGILDCFAIEGQPDGVETIARAYVPLGRHTEGQVGCAHCYLIDARDIVAFGVSYLEQHYFAPSAKPGR from the coding sequence ATGCGAAGCCAAACCACAATCACCTGCGAACTTCGCTCGCTCGGAGTCCATGCCGGCGACCTTGTGATGGTACATGCCTCGCTAAAGGCCATCGGCCCTATCGACGGAGGCGCTGTTGCCCTTGTGGCAGCACTTCGCGACGCCGTTGGCCCCGAAGGCACGCTGCTAGGTTATGCCTCATGGGATCGGTCTCCCTACGAAGAGACACTGCACGGTGCGAAGATGGACGAACAGCAGCGGCGCAACTGGCCGCCTTTCGATCCTGCAACGGCAGGCACGTATCGCGGCTTCGGCTTGCTCAACCATTACCTCGCCACATCCCCGGGTGCCTTGCGAAGCGCCCATCCGGACGCTTCCATGGTCGCGCTCGGACCACGCGCAAGATTCCTGATCGAGCCACATCGGCTTGGTGAAGCCTTTGGCAAAGGCTCTCCAATCGAGCGCTTTGTCAATGAGGGCGGCAAGGTGCTGCTGCTTGGCGCTGGTCTCGATGCTCTGACCGTCCTGCACTACGCCGAGGCCATTGCCGAGATCCCCGGCAAGCGCCGCGTCACCTATGAGATGCCCCTGCAAGGCGCGGACGGGGAGGCCGTGTGGAAGGCCGCAGAGGACTTTGACTCGAACGGGATTCTGGATTGCTTTGCCATCGAAGGCCAGCCGGACGGGGTAGAAACCATCGCCAGGGCCTATGTTCCCTTGGGCCGGCACACCGAAGGCCAGGTGGGCTGTGCACACTGCTATCTGATCGACGCCCGGGATATCGTGGCGTTCGGCGTCAGCTACCTGGAACAGCACTATTTCGCGCCGTCCGCGAAACCGGGACGCTGA
- a CDS encoding LysR family transcriptional regulator has translation MRHVSTKLLHVFVLVMEYRDLSAVAACTQGRVPTVAYSLARLREITGDPLFVKRNGMLEPTPHALRLEQTARQILAKWNHLVRPGEPGLSKRREGGRRVSIGFSSSIGDPVITEILTALCEQFPQDSFVTRPVIADAALAGQLSEGELDCAFVVDSGHDAERVRQHNIMATPRRLVSATRGGSQDESESAWILLQEDSEAGSPLRAFLSRQASTPGHRETVVPSWHTQITLLHSAGGICSVLDFNVPLVTRERKTRLLAPPSSFPEWAALHFWGPERSRDQGVLRDVMEVGSAVLRDPLKAIDGRRNGRPAVASEVATT, from the coding sequence ATGCGTCATGTCAGCACGAAGTTGTTGCATGTCTTTGTCCTGGTCATGGAGTACCGTGACCTGAGCGCCGTTGCAGCCTGCACCCAGGGACGCGTGCCCACGGTGGCCTACAGCCTTGCGCGCTTGCGCGAGATCACCGGCGACCCGTTGTTCGTCAAGCGCAACGGCATGCTCGAGCCCACCCCGCATGCGCTGCGGCTGGAACAGACGGCGCGCCAGATCCTGGCCAAGTGGAACCACCTGGTGCGGCCCGGCGAACCGGGCCTGAGCAAACGCCGCGAAGGCGGCAGGCGCGTCTCCATCGGCTTTTCCTCATCGATCGGCGATCCCGTCATCACCGAGATCCTGACCGCGCTGTGCGAGCAGTTTCCGCAAGACAGCTTTGTCACGCGCCCGGTGATTGCCGACGCCGCCCTCGCGGGCCAGCTGAGCGAGGGCGAGCTCGACTGCGCCTTCGTCGTCGATAGCGGCCATGATGCCGAGCGCGTGCGCCAGCACAACATCATGGCCACGCCGCGCCGGCTGGTCAGCGCCACGCGCGGCGGCAGCCAGGATGAGAGCGAAAGCGCGTGGATCCTGCTGCAGGAAGACAGCGAGGCCGGCAGCCCGCTGCGTGCCTTCCTGAGCCGGCAGGCCAGCACGCCGGGTCATCGCGAGACGGTGGTGCCCTCGTGGCATACGCAGATCACGCTGCTGCACTCCGCCGGCGGCATCTGCTCCGTGCTGGATTTCAACGTGCCGCTGGTCACGCGCGAGCGCAAGACCCGGCTGCTGGCACCGCCAAGCAGCTTCCCCGAATGGGCCGCGCTGCACTTCTGGGGGCCTGAGCGCAGCCGCGACCAGGGCGTGCTGCGCGATGTCATGGAAGTCGGCAGCGCCGTGCTGCGCGACCCGCTCAAGGCCATCGACGGGCGCCGTAACGGGCGTCCCGCAGTCGCGTCCGAGGTCGCAACGACCTGA
- a CDS encoding MFS transporter, with amino-acid sequence MSITSSTAAGVGTPRAGARALTGQDYKTLSLAALGGALEFYDFIIFVFFATVIGQLFFPPSVPDWLRQLQTFGIFAAGYLARPLGGIIMAHFGDLLGRKKMFTLSILLMSVPTLLMGLMPTYQSIGLAAPVLLLVLRILQGAAVGGEVPGAWVFVSEHVPARHVGYACGTLTAGLTAGILLGSLVATGINTAFTPAELADYGWRVPFLIGGVFGIASMYLRRWLHETPVFAELQQRKALAAEMPLKSVMRDHGGSVAVSMLLTWMLSAGIVVVILMTPTFLQKLYGFDARTALVANSVATLCLTVGCIVSGALADRIGARRTLFFGGLLLAVCAYAFYTTIFTRPDLLLPLYALAGFLVGTIGAVPFVLVNAFPAQVRFSGLSFSYNVSYAIFGGLTPMVVTLMLKNDPLAPAHYVVALCVVGMVTALFVKERSPG; translated from the coding sequence ATGTCTATCACCAGCAGTACCGCCGCGGGTGTCGGCACGCCGCGCGCCGGCGCGCGCGCCCTCACCGGCCAGGATTACAAGACGCTTTCTCTTGCCGCCCTGGGCGGCGCGCTCGAATTCTACGACTTCATCATCTTCGTGTTCTTCGCGACGGTGATCGGCCAGCTGTTCTTCCCGCCGTCCGTGCCCGACTGGCTGCGCCAGTTGCAGACCTTCGGCATCTTCGCGGCGGGCTACCTGGCGCGGCCGCTGGGCGGCATCATCATGGCGCACTTCGGCGACCTGCTCGGCCGCAAGAAGATGTTCACACTGTCGATCCTGCTGATGTCCGTGCCCACGCTGCTGATGGGCCTGATGCCGACTTACCAGTCGATCGGCCTGGCCGCGCCGGTGCTGCTGCTGGTGCTGCGCATCCTGCAAGGCGCGGCCGTCGGGGGCGAAGTGCCGGGCGCCTGGGTCTTCGTTTCCGAGCACGTGCCCGCGCGCCATGTCGGCTACGCGTGCGGCACGCTGACCGCGGGGCTGACCGCCGGCATCCTGCTCGGCTCGCTGGTGGCAACCGGCATCAACACCGCCTTCACCCCGGCAGAGCTGGCCGACTACGGCTGGCGCGTGCCGTTCCTGATTGGCGGCGTGTTCGGCATTGCCTCGATGTACCTGCGCCGCTGGCTGCACGAGACCCCGGTGTTCGCCGAACTGCAGCAGCGCAAGGCGCTGGCCGCCGAGATGCCGCTGAAGTCGGTGATGCGCGACCACGGCGGCAGCGTCGCGGTGTCGATGCTGCTGACGTGGATGCTGTCGGCCGGCATCGTGGTGGTGATCCTGATGACCCCCACCTTCCTGCAGAAGCTGTATGGCTTCGACGCGCGCACGGCGCTGGTCGCAAACAGCGTCGCCACGCTGTGCCTGACGGTCGGCTGCATCGTGTCGGGCGCGCTGGCCGACCGCATCGGCGCGCGCCGCACGCTGTTCTTCGGCGGCCTGCTGCTGGCGGTCTGCGCCTACGCGTTCTACACCACCATCTTCACCCGCCCCGACCTGCTGCTGCCGCTGTACGCGCTGGCGGGCTTCCTGGTCGGCACCATCGGCGCGGTGCCGTTCGTTCTGGTCAATGCGTTTCCGGCGCAGGTGCGGTTCTCGGGGCTGTCGTTCTCGTACAACGTGTCCTATGCGATCTTCGGCGGCCTGACCCCGATGGTGGTGACGTTGATGCTGAAAAACGACCCGCTGGCGCCGGCGCATTATGTGGTGGCGTTGTGTGTGGTGGGGATGGTGACGGCGCTATTTGTGAAGGAGCGGTCGCCGGGGTGA
- a CDS encoding DUF2950 domain-containing protein has protein sequence MMRKTGNLIPAVACLRGARMLSLVAATLALSLAVPAAAQQVFPSPQAAADALGDAIARSDGDALQRVLGRQYQLLVPQGSIDQDDVYDFLGAWARHHAVQPEGDNRARIAVGESGWTFPVPLARQKGGWQFDLPAGQQEVRRRRLGRNELVTMETLLQLADAQQRYAEQVGQGRYARRLISTPGKTDGLYWPADSEQDASPLGPDALAMAPETPAADAFYGYHYRILPAAPGSDGGYGLVAWPARYGDTGVHTFLLGSDRVFYERDLGSGTASRARAMRSFSPQGWKRVADR, from the coding sequence ATGATGCGCAAGACCGGTAACCTGATTCCCGCCGTCGCCTGCCTTCGCGGTGCGCGCATGCTGTCGCTGGTGGCTGCGACCCTGGCCCTGTCGCTGGCCGTCCCGGCGGCGGCGCAACAGGTCTTTCCGAGTCCGCAAGCGGCAGCCGACGCGCTCGGCGACGCCATCGCACGCAGCGATGGCGACGCACTGCAGCGTGTGCTTGGCAGGCAATACCAGTTGCTGGTGCCGCAAGGCTCGATCGATCAGGACGACGTCTATGACTTCCTGGGCGCATGGGCGCGCCATCATGCCGTGCAGCCGGAAGGCGACAACCGCGCGCGCATTGCGGTGGGCGAGAGCGGATGGACGTTCCCGGTGCCCCTTGCCCGGCAGAAGGGCGGCTGGCAGTTCGACCTGCCTGCCGGCCAGCAGGAAGTGCGCCGCCGCCGGCTTGGTCGCAACGAACTGGTCACCATGGAAACCCTGCTGCAACTGGCGGACGCCCAGCAGCGCTATGCCGAGCAGGTGGGCCAGGGCCGCTACGCCAGGCGGCTGATCAGCACGCCCGGCAAGACCGACGGACTCTACTGGCCGGCCGACAGCGAGCAGGACGCCAGCCCGCTCGGGCCCGATGCACTGGCGATGGCGCCGGAAACGCCTGCCGCCGACGCGTTTTACGGTTACCACTACCGCATCCTGCCGGCCGCCCCGGGTAGCGACGGCGGCTACGGTCTGGTCGCCTGGCCGGCTCGCTACGGCGATACCGGCGTCCATACCTTCCTGCTTGGAAGCGACCGTGTGTTCTACGAACGGGACCTGGGGTCCGGCACCGCATCGCGCGCCCGGGCCATGCGCAGCTTCTCGCCCCAAGGCTGGAAGCGGGTGGCCGATCGCTGA
- a CDS encoding DUF748 domain-containing protein, which produces MAFKQSIQVAATVAATPRGRLAVRIAGGVAAALAVFGLAGYFGGPPLIKYLVERNATEALGRKVTLGQAHVRPFELAATLTDLTIYERDGKTPALTLGEAQANTSLASVWHLAPVVDNLHVDRLAVHVVRGADGRMSFADVQEKFAALPPKPADAKPARFSVNNIAVTGSSVRYDDKLLDTTLRVDNLTLTLPFLSNLPHDVEIVTRPTLSAQVNGTPLALDGEVLPFADSRQTRLNINLDGLEVARMMAFAPPLRDAEVKSGKLDTRLTVAFRQQKDTQEMVVLGTAALREAEVRTRAGQPLIRSGKLAVDIARLEPLAHRAQLRSVEIDGLAVEAARRADGSLNLATAFLPQAVSRSTDGVAPAPAPASAPGAASAAPAAPAAPAAPATAAAKEVPWRYAVDRIVIRQARVGFEDALAPSGPGKLALGPLDAEVKGFAGIDGDKPVRVEATLTVADGQTLHHTGDLLLRDGSMAGTLETTGLRPQGFAAWWPRELRSQFGTTAVNAELHYRMAWGAPQFQFVLEKSRLELAPLYVATRDPVVMPAAAAPRASAADAHAADRPQGVGRRPRDRAGDRGSDRDGAALPLLQAQKLVLDDIQFDLAKQTFATSQVTLAQPQIAATRDHRGELLEMARLWASASAQQARPAPRRTPQASANGANGAAAGGGWRANIGKVVVEGGSARLADYQPAQANRGRPVIHQFRNIGLSTGALAWPLTPAAVPVKVHAESGRRGVIGIDGTVLPALPASRLQLDLRQVDVSPLQPYLADRFNAALRSGTLTVKGRLNVDAPAGKPLAAHFNGNVQTGNVRTVDRVSGDDFLRWRSLAVSGIDFAMDESKGPMRVSLGNIALSDFYARVILNANGRLNLQDVLAGGAEKGEAAPSTSLTQANPASAPAAPPVQAGDTRTAQVEQKPGGPKPQIRIGGVSVDKGNINFSDFFVKPNYTANLTGMKGSVSKVSSGDPTPADLVLDGRIDDDAPVNISGKLNPLGEQLFLDIAAKAAGVELTRLTPYAAKYAGYPITKGKLTVDVAYKIENGRLDARNHLFLDQLTFGERVDSPDATKLPVLLAVSLLKDRNGVIDVNLPVSGSLSDPEFSIGGVIVRVIVNLLTKAITSPFSLIASAFGGSGEELGYVEFAPGTATLTPAARDKIAKLGQALNDRPSLRLEISGRIDPATDEAGARRAWLDARVAEQKRRDLRDNAQAGAAAGDDEAGEQGAEVKVSKAEYPKYLEQVYKRTSMKKPRNFVGFAKTLPPDEMEKLLMANATVTEADLKRLAEQRALVVKQSLEREGKVPESRLFLTAPKLSAEGIKDKGTPNRVDFSIRG; this is translated from the coding sequence ATGGCATTCAAGCAATCCATCCAGGTGGCAGCCACGGTGGCTGCCACGCCGCGCGGCCGGCTGGCCGTGCGCATTGCGGGCGGCGTGGCGGCGGCGCTGGCGGTGTTCGGGCTGGCGGGTTATTTCGGTGGCCCGCCGCTGATCAAGTACCTGGTCGAACGGAACGCGACCGAGGCGCTGGGGCGCAAGGTCACGCTGGGGCAGGCCCATGTGCGGCCGTTCGAGCTGGCGGCCACGCTGACCGACCTGACCATCTACGAGCGCGACGGCAAGACGCCGGCGCTGACGCTGGGCGAGGCGCAGGCCAATACCTCGCTGGCCTCGGTCTGGCACCTGGCGCCCGTGGTGGACAACCTGCATGTCGACCGCCTGGCCGTGCACGTGGTGCGAGGCGCCGACGGCCGCATGAGCTTTGCCGATGTGCAGGAGAAGTTCGCGGCGCTGCCGCCCAAGCCGGCCGATGCCAAGCCGGCGCGCTTCTCGGTCAACAACATCGCGGTGACCGGCAGCAGCGTTCGCTATGACGACAAGCTGCTCGACACCACCCTGCGCGTCGACAACCTGACGCTGACGCTGCCGTTCCTGTCCAACCTGCCGCACGACGTAGAGATCGTGACCCGGCCCACGCTGAGCGCGCAGGTCAACGGCACGCCGCTGGCGCTGGACGGCGAAGTGCTGCCTTTCGCCGATTCCCGCCAGACCCGGCTCAACATCAACCTCGACGGGCTCGAGGTGGCGCGGATGATGGCGTTCGCACCGCCGCTGCGCGATGCCGAGGTCAAGTCCGGCAAGCTCGATACGCGGCTGACGGTGGCGTTCCGCCAGCAGAAGGACACGCAGGAGATGGTGGTACTGGGCACCGCCGCGCTGCGCGAAGCCGAGGTACGCACGCGCGCCGGCCAGCCGCTGATCCGCAGCGGCAAGCTGGCGGTCGATATCGCCAGGCTGGAGCCGCTGGCGCACCGCGCGCAGCTGCGCAGCGTCGAGATCGACGGGCTGGCGGTGGAGGCGGCGCGGCGCGCGGACGGCTCGCTGAACCTGGCCACGGCATTCCTGCCGCAGGCGGTGAGCCGGTCCACCGATGGCGTGGCGCCGGCACCGGCGCCGGCCTCGGCCCCCGGCGCCGCTTCGGCCGCTCCGGCCGCTCCGGCCGCTCCGGCAGCCCCGGCGACGGCCGCGGCCAAGGAGGTGCCGTGGCGCTATGCGGTCGACCGCATCGTGATCAGGCAGGCCCGGGTCGGATTCGAAGATGCGCTGGCGCCATCGGGCCCGGGCAAGCTCGCGCTGGGGCCGCTCGATGCCGAGGTCAAGGGCTTTGCCGGCATCGACGGCGACAAGCCCGTGCGCGTCGAGGCCACGCTGACCGTGGCCGACGGCCAGACCCTGCACCATACCGGCGACCTGCTGCTGCGCGACGGCTCGATGGCCGGCACGCTGGAAACCACCGGGTTGCGCCCGCAGGGCTTTGCCGCCTGGTGGCCGCGCGAGCTGCGCAGCCAGTTCGGCACCACCGCGGTCAATGCGGAGCTGCACTACCGCATGGCCTGGGGCGCGCCGCAGTTCCAGTTCGTGCTGGAAAAATCGCGGCTGGAACTGGCGCCGCTGTACGTCGCCACGCGCGACCCGGTGGTGATGCCGGCGGCCGCCGCACCGCGTGCCAGCGCAGCCGATGCGCATGCCGCGGACCGGCCGCAGGGCGTCGGCCGCCGCCCGCGCGATCGCGCCGGCGACCGCGGCAGCGACCGGGATGGTGCTGCGCTGCCGCTGCTGCAGGCGCAGAAGCTGGTGCTGGACGATATCCAGTTCGACCTCGCCAAACAGACCTTTGCCACCAGCCAGGTGACGCTGGCGCAGCCGCAAATCGCCGCCACGCGCGATCATCGCGGCGAATTGCTCGAGATGGCGCGGCTGTGGGCGAGCGCATCCGCGCAGCAGGCACGCCCCGCACCGCGGCGCACGCCGCAGGCCAGTGCCAATGGTGCCAACGGCGCTGCTGCCGGTGGTGGCTGGAGGGCGAATATCGGCAAGGTCGTGGTGGAAGGCGGCAGCGCCCGCCTCGCGGACTACCAGCCGGCGCAGGCCAACCGCGGCCGCCCGGTGATCCACCAGTTCCGCAATATCGGCCTGAGCACCGGCGCGTTGGCCTGGCCGCTGACGCCGGCGGCGGTGCCGGTCAAGGTGCATGCCGAATCCGGCCGCCGCGGCGTGATCGGCATCGATGGCACGGTGTTGCCGGCGCTGCCGGCCAGCCGCCTGCAGCTGGACCTGCGCCAGGTCGACGTGAGCCCGTTGCAGCCTTACCTGGCTGACCGCTTCAACGCCGCCCTGCGCAGCGGCACGCTCACGGTCAAGGGCCGCCTCAATGTCGACGCGCCGGCCGGCAAGCCGCTTGCCGCGCATTTCAACGGCAATGTGCAGACCGGCAACGTGCGCACGGTGGACCGCGTCAGCGGCGACGACTTCCTGCGCTGGCGCTCGCTGGCGGTGTCCGGCATCGACTTCGCGATGGACGAGAGCAAGGGGCCGATGCGCGTAAGCCTGGGCAATATCGCGCTGTCCGATTTCTACGCCCGCGTGATCCTGAACGCCAACGGCCGCCTGAACCTGCAGGACGTGCTGGCCGGCGGCGCGGAAAAAGGCGAGGCGGCGCCATCCACCAGCCTGACGCAAGCCAACCCGGCCTCGGCGCCGGCCGCGCCGCCGGTGCAGGCCGGCGACACGCGCACCGCGCAGGTCGAGCAGAAGCCGGGCGGGCCCAAGCCGCAGATCCGCATCGGCGGGGTCTCGGTCGACAAGGGCAACATCAATTTCTCGGACTTCTTCGTCAAGCCCAACTACACCGCCAACCTGACCGGCATGAAGGGCTCGGTGTCGAAGGTGTCGTCGGGCGATCCCACCCCGGCCGACCTGGTGCTGGACGGCCGCATCGACGACGACGCGCCGGTCAATATCAGCGGCAAGCTCAATCCGCTGGGCGAGCAGCTGTTCCTCGACATTGCCGCCAAGGCCGCGGGCGTCGAGCTGACGCGGCTCACGCCGTATGCCGCCAAGTACGCGGGCTATCCCATCACCAAGGGCAAGCTGACCGTGGACGTGGCCTACAAGATCGAGAACGGCAGGCTCGACGCGCGCAACCACCTGTTCCTCGACCAGCTCACCTTCGGCGAGCGCGTCGACAGCCCCGATGCGACCAAGCTGCCGGTGCTGCTGGCGGTGTCGCTGCTCAAGGACCGCAATGGCGTGATCGATGTGAACCTGCCGGTGTCGGGCTCGCTGTCGGATCCGGAGTTCAGCATCGGCGGCGTGATCGTGCGCGTGATCGTCAACCTGCTGACCAAGGCGATCACCTCGCCGTTCTCGCTGATCGCCTCGGCTTTCGGCGGCAGCGGCGAGGAGCTGGGCTATGTCGAGTTCGCGCCCGGCACCGCCACGCTGACCCCGGCGGCCCGGGACAAGATCGCCAAGCTGGGCCAGGCGCTCAATGACCGGCCCTCGCTGCGGCTGGAAATCAGCGGCCGCATCGATCCCGCCACCGATGAAGCCGGCGCGCGCCGCGCCTGGCTGGATGCGCGCGTGGCCGAGCAGAAGCGGCGCGACCTGCGCGACAACGCGCAGGCCGGTGCCGCAGCGGGTGACGACGAGGCCGGCGAGCAGGGCGCCGAGGTCAAGGTGTCGAAAGCCGAGTACCCGAAGTACCTGGAGCAGGTCTACAAGCGCACCTCGATGAAGAAGCCGCGCAACTTCGTCGGCTTTGCCAAGACCCTGCCGCCCGACGAGATGGAAAAACTGCTGATGGCCAACGCCACCGTGACCGAGGCCGACCTCAAGCGCCTGGCCGAGCAGCGCGCGCTGGTGGTCAAGCAGTCGCTCGAACGCGAAGGCAAGGTGCCCGAGAGCCGGCTGTTCCTGACGGCGCCCAAGCTCAGCGCCGAGGGCATCAAGGACAAGGGCACGCCCAACCGCGTGGACTTTTCCATCCGCGGCTAG